The following are encoded together in the Glycine max cultivar Williams 82 chromosome 8, Glycine_max_v4.0, whole genome shotgun sequence genome:
- the LOC100806367 gene encoding transaldolase, translating to MSTCSYFFLGIIYYLFDLQPSRELVEAGKDIESAYWELVVKDIQDTCKLLELIYNETDGEDGHVSLAVSPKLANDTKGTIEAAKWLHNMVGSPCVYMKIPATDESISSMKEVISLGISVNATLIFCLPKYEAVIDAYLDGLESCGMTDLSKVSSAAAFYISRVDVTLDKKLEQIGTTEALDLKGKGAVAQAVLAYQLYQKKFSGPRWERLENRGAKKQRLMWASTNVKNPSYPDTFYVNSLIGPDTISTLPVQVLQAFMDHGILSRTLDAKVSEAQDIYNAIEKLGIDWSSVGSELEHEVLDSFTKSFDNVLECMQKKAMNIYSFQKHV from the exons ATGAGTACGTGCTCG TATTTCTTTTTgggtataatatattatttatttgatttgcaACCAAGCAGGGAATTGGTAGAGGCAGGGAAGGACATAGAAAGTGCTTATTGGGAATTGGTTGTGAAGGACATACAGGATACTTGCAAACTTCTGGAGCTAATTTACAATGAAACAGATGGGGAAGATGGACATGTATCTCTTGCAGTTTCCCCAAAGCTAGCAAATGACACCAAGGGGACAATTGAGGCAGCAAAATGGCTTCATAATATGGTTGGAAGTCCGTGTGTTTACATGAAAATTCCTGCCACTGATGAATCCATCTCTTCCATGAAGGAGGTCATTTCTCTGGGGATAAGTGTAAATGCCACT CTCATATTCTGCCTCCCTAAATATGAAGCAGTGATTGATGCTTACTTGGATGGCCTTGAGTCTTGTGGCATGACTGATCTCTCTAAGGTTTCAAGTGCAGCAGCATTCTACATCAGTAGAGTGGATGTTACACTTGACAAGAAACTTGAGCAAATTGGTACTACTGAGGCTCTTGATCTCAAAGGAAAG GGTGCGGTTGCTCAAGCAGTCTTAGCATACCAACTTTACCAGAAAAAATTTTCTGGTCCAAGATGGGAACGCTTGGAGAATAGAGGTGCCAAGAAGCAGAGGTTGATGTGGGCTTCAACAAATGTGAAAAATCCATCTTACCCTGACACATTTTATGTTAATTCTCTTATTGGACCAGATACA ATTTCAACCTTACCAGTACAAGTTCTTCAAGCATTCATGGACCATGGTATTCTTTCAAGAACGCTTGATGCAAAAGTATCAGAGGCTCAAGACATTTACAATGCAATTGAGAAGTTGGGGATTGATTGGAGTTCTGTTGGATCAGAACTGGAACATGAGGTGCTGGATTCTTTCACAAAAAGCTTTGACAATGTGCTTGAATGCATGCAAAAGAAGGCTATGAACATATATTCATTTCAAAAGCACGTTTAA